The following are encoded in a window of Spiroplasma tabanidicola genomic DNA:
- the ftsZ gene encoding cell division protein FtsZ, translated as MSNNFVKQAANIKVIGVGGGGCNAVNRMIEDKVEGVEFIVANTDAQVLAASSAEKKVVLGANISKGLGAGANPEVGKQAALESESEIREILKDADLIFVASGMGGGTGTGAAPEIARIAMETGALVIAIVTKPFGFEGRLRNSYAIKGIDELKKFVDSIIVISNDRLLEIIGGIPVKDSFREADNILKQGVQTITDLIAVPATINLDFADVRTIMKGKGNALFGIGIGSGPDKAIEAANKAITSALLETSIRGAKDAIVNVTGGPSTTLNDAEDAADIIKQASGQDINLIFGIAISENLGDELIVTVIATGFDNDHNKEISSEQHVEVVKPQNIQNHVQEQNMNVSNQRNISNDDYIESAQEKRTSFLNDENNKRPSYVQQQSKISENEMKNVAQRMENWKEGNVSQQRPQVAQKIEDTVDDEDGDFPPFLRKKW; from the coding sequence ATGTCAAATAATTTCGTAAAACAAGCTGCGAATATCAAGGTAATTGGTGTTGGTGGTGGTGGATGTAATGCTGTTAACAGGATGATTGAAGATAAAGTTGAAGGTGTTGAATTTATTGTTGCAAATACTGATGCTCAAGTTTTAGCTGCAAGTAGTGCAGAAAAAAAAGTTGTATTAGGAGCAAATATCTCAAAAGGTTTAGGTGCAGGAGCAAATCCAGAAGTCGGAAAACAAGCTGCACTTGAATCAGAATCAGAAATAAGAGAAATACTAAAAGATGCAGATCTTATATTTGTTGCTTCTGGAATGGGTGGAGGAACTGGAACTGGTGCTGCACCCGAAATTGCAAGAATTGCTATGGAAACTGGAGCATTAGTTATTGCTATTGTAACAAAACCATTTGGATTTGAAGGTAGATTAAGAAATAGTTATGCAATAAAAGGTATTGATGAGTTAAAAAAATTTGTTGATTCAATTATTGTTATTTCAAATGATCGTTTGCTTGAAATAATTGGAGGAATTCCAGTTAAAGATTCATTTAGAGAAGCGGATAATATTTTAAAACAAGGAGTTCAAACAATCACTGATTTAATTGCAGTTCCTGCAACTATTAACTTAGACTTTGCTGATGTTAGAACAATTATGAAAGGTAAAGGAAATGCTTTATTTGGAATTGGTATTGGTTCAGGACCTGATAAAGCAATAGAAGCTGCTAATAAAGCTATTACTAGCGCTTTATTAGAAACTTCAATTAGAGGAGCAAAAGATGCTATTGTTAACGTAACTGGTGGTCCTTCTACAACTTTAAATGATGCAGAGGATGCAGCTGATATTATTAAACAAGCAAGTGGACAAGATATTAACTTAATTTTTGGTATTGCTATTAGTGAAAATTTAGGTGATGAATTAATTGTTACTGTTATTGCAACTGGTTTTGATAACGATCATAATAAAGAAATAAGTTCAGAACAACATGTTGAAGTTGTAAAACCACAAAATATCCAAAATCATGTTCAAGAACAAAATATGAATGTATCAAATCAAAGAAACATTAGTAATGATGATTACATTGAATCAGCTCAAGAAAAAAGAACCAGTTTTTTAAATGATGAAAATAATAAAAGACCTAGTTATGTGCAACAACAAAGTAAAATTTCTGAAAATGAGATGAAAAATGTAGCTCAAAGAATGGAAAATTGAAAAGAAGGAAATGTTTCTCAACAAAGACCTCAAGTTGCACAAAAAATTGAAGACACAGTTGATGATGAGGACGGAGATTTTCCACCATTCCTAAGAAAGAAATGATAG
- the rpmF gene encoding 50S ribosomal protein L32, with protein sequence MAVPFRKTSKAAKNKRRSHLALVSTSLMTCQNCGATIKPHRVCRECGYYKNKEVVKKD encoded by the coding sequence ATGGCTGTACCATTTAGAAAGACCAGCAAGGCTGCAAAAAATAAGAGAAGAAGTCATTTAGCATTGGTAAGTACATCACTTATGACATGCCAAAATTGTGGAGCAACAATTAAACCACATAGAGTTTGTCGTGAATGTGGATATTACAAAAATAAAGAAGTTGTAAAAAAAGATTAA
- the sepF gene encoding cell division protein SepF: MAIFKKKFQEVVVENNKGENKNPQNINQQGMGNQQQYNPQQINNPQQINNPQQINNPQYEQNLQQQRHSQQQYYESQMVSEEISNDNTEFDEMHATHFKPQSYKDTKQIVDSLMKFKRVTVNLTEISKDDKKRLIDFLTGVMYALEGDYKKIDQGVFQFWISK; this comes from the coding sequence ATGGCAATTTTCAAAAAGAAGTTTCAAGAAGTAGTTGTTGAAAACAATAAAGGTGAAAATAAAAATCCGCAAAATATAAATCAACAAGGAATGGGAAATCAACAACAATATAATCCTCAACAAATCAATAATCCTCAACAAATCAATAATCCTCAACAAATCAATAATCCTCAATATGAGCAAAACTTGCAGCAACAAAGACATTCTCAACAACAATATTATGAAAGCCAAATGGTTTCTGAAGAAATATCAAATGATAATACAGAATTTGATGAAATGCACGCAACACATTTTAAACCTCAAAGTTATAAAGATACTAAACAAATTGTTGACAGCTTAATGAAGTTTAAAAGAGTAACTGTTAATTTAACAGAAATTTCTAAGGATGATAAAAAAAGATTAATCGACTTTTTAACAGGAGTTATGTATGCTCTTGAAGGAGATTATAAAAAAATTGATCAAGGAGTATTTCAATTTTGAATAAGCAAATAA
- the mraZ gene encoding division/cell wall cluster transcriptional repressor MraZ — protein sequence MLLGTFEHSLDDKSRITIPSKLRNKLGDVIFVSKGIGNFLEIRTPDNFNKLLQELGHKSSFNASTRTIERLILSNSDELLVDSSGRIKIPTNLLEKIGVSKHVYILGLGDRLEIWDKVAYEKSLEDLNENEIYAAAEKLGGEN from the coding sequence ATGTTACTTGGCACCTTTGAACATAGTTTAGATGATAAAAGTAGAATAACTATTCCATCTAAATTAAGAAATAAACTGGGTGATGTTATCTTTGTTTCAAAAGGGATAGGGAACTTTTTGGAAATAAGAACCCCAGATAATTTTAATAAACTACTTCAAGAGTTAGGGCATAAAAGTAGTTTTAACGCTTCTACTAGAACAATTGAACGTTTAATTTTATCTAATTCAGATGAGTTATTAGTTGATTCTTCTGGCAGAATAAAAATTCCCACAAATTTATTAGAAAAAATAGGGGTTTCAAAACATGTCTATATCCTAGGGCTAGGAGATAGACTAGAAATTTGAGACAAGGTTGCATATGAAAAATCTTTAGAAGATTTGAATGAAAATGAAATTTATGCAGCTGCTGAAAAATTGGGCGGAGAAAATTAA
- a CDS encoding glycoside hydrolase family 32 protein: MKKIAELKWKKFNEIDQKYYDQANKLVEKDKYYRPLYHIASPNGLVNDPNGLLFKDGVHHIHYQWTPVQPYHGFKHWRYVTTKDFVNYKDMGVSVVPDFEKEAYGAFSGSAYDFGNTVKIYYTGNMEDGKGNMNEEVQIVADFENNKVVNKRVAVSWDKDKFTPHARDPKIFELNNKKYMIFGVQTKDEVKGGLAVYEMKDYDKFEFKTVLKPSIKDQTYGYMWECPNLDKIKDRYLFFISAEGYFNDDNKYELNCSRNVVYSVIENLNFESNKLNEKFPLLQVDYGYDFYAPQTYWKEDTLVWFGWFGCCDVQYPTDEYSWHSMLTIPRELTLEGDVLIQKPFGDFKKNVLENKVVKKTNVVEINKAKHIQFNLKGNTSFKILNDNNEFLEVVFDDNEISMDRSKQGQKVDWDYESKRYAIRKIKDKNQVVEMFIDSSSIELFADDYKTVFSSRFFIKDFNRIEFSSDQELEISDIKKMNYN, translated from the coding sequence ATGAAAAAAATAGCGGAATTAAAATGAAAAAAGTTTAATGAAATTGATCAAAAATATTATGATCAAGCAAATAAACTTGTTGAAAAAGATAAATATTATCGACCATTGTATCATATTGCATCACCTAATGGATTAGTAAATGATCCAAATGGTTTATTATTTAAAGATGGAGTTCATCATATCCATTATCAATGAACACCAGTTCAACCTTATCATGGTTTTAAACACTGACGTTATGTTACTACAAAAGACTTTGTAAATTATAAAGACATGGGAGTTTCTGTAGTTCCTGATTTTGAAAAAGAAGCATATGGTGCTTTTTCAGGAAGTGCTTATGATTTTGGAAATACTGTAAAAATTTATTATACTGGGAATATGGAAGATGGAAAAGGCAATATGAATGAAGAAGTTCAAATTGTAGCAGACTTTGAAAACAACAAAGTAGTTAATAAAAGAGTAGCTGTATCATGAGATAAAGATAAATTTACTCCTCATGCTAGAGATCCAAAAATATTTGAATTGAATAATAAAAAATATATGATTTTTGGAGTGCAAACCAAAGATGAGGTTAAAGGTGGATTAGCAGTTTATGAAATGAAAGATTATGATAAATTTGAATTTAAAACAGTTTTAAAACCATCAATTAAAGATCAAACATATGGTTATATGTGAGAGTGTCCAAATTTAGATAAAATTAAAGATAGATATCTTTTCTTTATATCTGCAGAAGGATATTTTAATGATGACAATAAGTACGAACTAAATTGTTCAAGAAATGTTGTTTATTCAGTAATTGAAAATTTAAATTTTGAAAGCAATAAATTAAATGAGAAATTTCCATTATTACAAGTTGACTATGGATATGACTTTTATGCGCCTCAAACATATTGAAAAGAAGATACATTAGTTTGGTTTGGATGATTTGGGTGTTGTGATGTACAATATCCAACTGATGAATATTCATGACACTCAATGCTAACAATTCCAAGAGAGTTAACTTTGGAAGGTGATGTTTTAATACAAAAACCTTTTGGTGATTTTAAAAAAAATGTTTTAGAAAATAAAGTAGTTAAAAAAACAAATGTAGTAGAAATTAATAAAGCTAAACATATTCAATTCAACTTAAAGGGAAATACAAGTTTTAAAATTTTAAATGATAACAATGAATTTTTAGAAGTTGTATTTGACGATAATGAAATTTCGATGGATAGATCAAAACAAGGTCAAAAAGTTGATTGAGATTATGAAAGCAAAAGATATGCAATAAGAAAAATTAAAGATAAAAATCAAGTTGTAGAAATGTTTATTGATTCATCATCAATAGAATTATTTGCAGATGATTATAAAACAGTATTTAGTTCAAGATTTTTTATCAAAGATTTTAATAGAATTGAATTTTCAAGTGATCAAGAATTAGAAATATCAGATATTAAAAAGATGAATTATAATTAA
- a CDS encoding YceD family protein — protein sequence MLKKDIELKKTIKIDEVFNCDSINNFNHALLKKINKIKVLGALKYQETIKCLKVEAKIITDIDLIDARDGKLINIKNEEYDWNDEYFFEEINNDQVNVVLGAEFDILEYAIEQIVLNIPINFTNNYGKISFVGKDFTFMSEEEYQQEQEKKQDPRWDKLKEFKF from the coding sequence ATGCTTAAAAAAGATATTGAGCTTAAAAAAACGATAAAAATTGATGAAGTTTTTAATTGTGATAGTATTAACAACTTCAATCATGCATTATTAAAAAAAATCAATAAAATTAAAGTTTTAGGAGCATTAAAATACCAAGAAACTATTAAATGTTTAAAAGTTGAAGCAAAAATAATCACAGATATAGATTTAATAGATGCAAGAGACGGTAAATTAATTAATATAAAAAATGAAGAGTATGATTGAAATGATGAGTATTTTTTTGAAGAAATTAACAATGATCAAGTAAATGTCGTTTTAGGAGCTGAATTTGACATTTTAGAATATGCAATTGAACAAATTGTTTTAAATATTCCTATTAATTTTACAAATAATTATGGTAAAATCTCATTTGTCGGTAAAGATTTTACATTTATGTCAGAAGAAGAATACCAACAAGAGCAAGAAAAAAAACAAGACCCAAGATGGGATAAACTAAAAGAGTTTAAGTTTTAA
- the rsmH gene encoding 16S rRNA (cytosine(1402)-N(4))-methyltransferase RsmH: MTQEHISVLLNESIDLLDIKPNGVYVDCTLGRAGHSVEILKRLKAGHLYAVDQDLEAIQNSEMKLRAVSNNFTILEGNFVYLKALLALKNINLVDGILYDLGVSSPQFDVGSRGFSYRFDSDLDMRMDLKNNKLTAKDIVNKYDLKGLNHIFKLYGEEQLSYQIAKKIIETRVEKPINTTFELVEIIKSALPQKILKQKKHPAKKVFQALRICVNDELEVLKKSLIQALELLKKDGVLVIISFHSLEEKIIKDIFKTKTTDIKDKFLSKLPVEGLIKEKEFKLLTKKPILPSDDELKINRRAHSAKLWAIKKVW, encoded by the coding sequence ATGACGCAAGAACACATATCGGTTTTATTAAATGAATCAATAGATTTGTTAGATATTAAACCAAATGGAGTTTATGTTGATTGCACGTTGGGCCGTGCTGGACATAGTGTTGAGATTTTAAAAAGATTGAAAGCTGGTCATTTGTATGCAGTTGATCAGGATTTAGAAGCCATCCAAAATAGTGAAATGAAACTTAGGGCAGTTTCAAATAATTTTACTATTTTGGAAGGTAATTTTGTATATTTAAAGGCTTTACTAGCATTAAAAAACATTAATTTAGTTGATGGTATTTTATATGACTTAGGAGTATCATCGCCGCAATTTGATGTTGGATCTCGTGGATTTAGTTATCGTTTTGATAGCGATCTTGATATGAGGATGGATTTAAAAAACAACAAATTAACCGCAAAAGATATTGTAAACAAATATGATTTAAAAGGGTTGAATCATATTTTTAAATTATATGGTGAAGAACAGCTAAGTTATCAAATTGCAAAAAAAATTATTGAAACAAGAGTTGAAAAACCAATTAATACAACATTTGAGTTGGTTGAAATTATTAAATCAGCATTACCTCAAAAAATATTAAAACAAAAAAAACACCCAGCAAAAAAAGTGTTTCAAGCTTTAAGGATTTGTGTCAATGATGAGCTAGAAGTTTTAAAAAAATCTTTAATTCAAGCTTTAGAACTTTTAAAAAAAGATGGAGTATTAGTAATAATTAGTTTTCATTCTTTAGAAGAAAAAATAATTAAAGATATTTTTAAGACTAAAACTACCGATATAAAAGATAAATTTTTATCAAAGTTACCAGTTGAGGGATTAATCAAAGAAAAAGAGTTTAAATTATTAACTAAAAAACCAATTTTACCAAGTGATGATGAATTAAAAATTAATAGAAGAGCACATAGTGCAAAATTGTGAGCAATAAAGAAGGTGTGATAA